Proteins co-encoded in one Oreochromis aureus strain Israel breed Guangdong linkage group 3, ZZ_aureus, whole genome shotgun sequence genomic window:
- the LOC116310371 gene encoding transmembrane protein 272-like, whose amino-acid sequence MAKQTAPTVCILLVLFITVFAQLIVGWNFYNDCPGIPFIPIYLCGAFFTFIALCICGSCNLPCLSVTTLFFICWYIAGNAVIYSYYEPDYSYCNKTLYLFAFWSTNMTNVLLFMLLCCCHGEDEAENNIDVQV is encoded by the exons ATGGCAAAACAAACAGCACCAACAG TTTGCATCTTATTGGTTTTATTCATCACAGTCTTTGCTCAACTGATAGTTG GTTGGAATTTCTACAACGACTGTCCAGGAATTCCCTTCATCCCTATTTATCTTTGTGGAGCCTTCTTTACCTTCATTGCATTGTGCATATGTGGGTCATGCAACCTGCCTTGTTTGTCCGTGACCACCCTCTTCTTCATTTGCTGGTACATTGCTG GTAATGCAGTGATCTACAGCTATTATGAACCAGACTACAGCTACTGCAACAAGACACTCTACCTTTTTGCATTTTGGAGCACCAATATGACCAACGTCTTACTATTTATGCTTCTctgttgttgccatggtgaggATGAGGCTGAAAATAATATTGATGTTCaagtataa